GGCGCGCGATGCGCAGTGCCTTCTTTGCTCCGCCGCGCGACGCCTTGTTGGTACTGCGCTTCTCGACGGGAATTCCGTCCACCTCGACAAGTTTGTAGACCATGCCTGCTGTCGGCGCGCCGGAGCCGATGACGAGGGATGTGCCGACGCCGTAGGTATCGACGGGTTCGGCGCGCAGTGCGGCGATTGCGTATTCATCGAGATCGCCGGAGACGACGATGCGGGTCTTGGTGGCGCCGAGGTCGTCGAGTTGCCGACGGACCTGGCGGGTGATCACCCCGAGGTCGCCGGAGTCGATGCGCACTCCACCGAGCTCGGTTCCGGCTACGGCGATAGCGGTTTTCACGCCTTCGGTGATGTCGTAGGTGTCGACCAGCAACGTGGTCGAGACGCCGAGTACGTCGACCTGCGCGCGGAAGGCCGCAGCTTCGTCCGTTCCGTTGTCGGTGGTGTGCAGGAGGGTGAACGCGTGGGCGCTGGTTCCCGCGCCGGGAACCTCGTGGCGGCGGACGGCTTCGAGGTTGGAGGTGGCGTCGAATCCTGCGAGGTACGCGGCGCGGGACGACGCGACGGCGGCTTGCTCATGGGTCCGGCGTGACCCCATCTCGATGAGCCGTCGACCGTCGGCCGCGCTGACCATACGGGCCGCGGCCGATGCAATCGCGCTGTCGTGGTTGAGGATCGAGAGGGCCAACGTCTCGAGCAATACGCATTCGGCGAACGAACCGCGGACGGAGAGGATCGGTGAGCCGGGGAAGTAGAAGTCGCCTTCGCGGTAGCCGTCGATATCGCCGGAGAATCGGTAGTTGCGCAGCCAGTCGACGGTGGTGTCGTCCAGGAACTTCGAGACGATCGCCAGTTCAGGTTCTCCGAAACGGAAGTGCTCGAGAGCGTCGAGCAGTCGCTCGGTACCGGCGACGATTCCGTAACGCCTGCCGTCGGGGAGTCTGCGAGCGAATACTTCGAAACTGCAGGTACGGAAAGCAGATCCGTCGGCAAGCGCGGCAGAGAGCATGGTGAGCTCGTACTGATCGGTGAGCAGAGCGGTACTCGCGGCGGCGTCACGGGTGTCGGAGATTTGCGTAGGCACGCACACAACTCTAGGCGGGAGACCACGAGGGTGGGTGTTGTCGCCTCGGATCGCGCCGTACCCTGGAGACATGGTTTTCGGCTCTGCGACTGTTTCCACAACTGCCTCTGCGCCGCGCGCGGTTCCGGAGCAGTCCGAGGCTGTTGCAATCATCGAAGCTGTTGACCGGCCTTGGGTGACGATCGTCTGGGATGATCCGGTCAATCTGATGCACTACGTGACCTACGTGTTCCAGAAGTTGTTCGGCTACAGCAAGGCCAAGGCCACCGACTTGATGATGAAGGTTCATTCGGAGGGCAAGGCCGTCGTGTCCAGCGGTTCGCGCGACAAGATGGAAGCCGATGTTCGGCGTCTGCACGCGGCGGGACTGTGGGCCACGATGCAGCGCGACGACACGTAAGACTCGCTCACCTTCGACAAGTTCGAATCGATCACAAGAGGGGAGTCCGACGCGTGCGGACGTGGATCAAGAAGAACTCGCTTTCCGGAGTGAAGTTCAAATCCGAGATGGACGCTCATGAGGTGACCGTCCTGAGTTCGCTCGTCGAGTCGGTGATCGGGCTGCTGGAAGATCGTGAGTCCGGCGCACCGCAGGACGAGTTGGCGGCGCTCACCGGTCTTCGAACCGGTAATTCGGAGGCGCCGGACAATCCGGTTCTGGCGCGGCTGCTTCCCGATTTTCAGCGGACCGATCCCAGCAAGGTGTCCCCGGATTCCGATGATCTCGACGACGCCGGCGCCAATGTCAACGGTGCGCTGCGGAGTTTGCACGAACCCGAGATCATCGACGCGAAGAAGGCGTCGGGCAGGGTGTTGCTGGCTTCCCTTCCCGCGGACGGCGGCAAGATCCTCCTGACCCAGGAGCAGGCCGACGCGTGGCTGTCCGCGCTCAACGACGTTCGTCTGGCGCTCGGCACCAATCTCGGTATCGACGCAGACACTCCGGAAAGTTTGGATCCGGACGATCCGCGAGCACCGCATCTTGATGTCTATCACTGGTTGACGTGGATGCAGGATTCGCTCGTTCAGGCGCTCATGCCGTGATCACCACGGCGCCAGGCCCCACGGATTCGTTGACCGACATCGCCGGTGTGACTGTCGGTCATCATCATCGGCTCGACGACGACGCTGCCATGGGGTCGGGGGCGGCGACGGGATGCACGGTGGTTCTGGCTCCGGCGGGAGTTGTTGCGGGAGTTGATGTTCGGGGCGGCGGTCCGGGTACCCGCGAAACCGATCTCCTGGATCCGAGCCATTCGGTTCAGCAGGTCAATGCCGTGCTCTTGAGCGGCGGTAGTGCCTACGGCCTCGCCGCGGCCGACGGTGTCATGCGGTGGCTGGAGGAACACGGCCACGGAATCGCGATGGGCCTGCCTGGCCAGGTGGTGCCGATCGTGCCGGGCGCCGTGATCTTCGATCTACCGGTCGGGGACTGGAAGATTCGGCCTGACGCCGATTTCGGATATCTGGCAGCAGAATCCGCGTCGCGTGCATGTGCGACCGGAACCGTGGGCGCCGGTGTCGGTGCCCGGGCCGGTGGGATCAAAGGCGGTGTCGGAACTGCCAGCGTCGTGATCACCGACGGACCGGCCAAGGGAACGACGGTGTCGGCCCTGATGGTGGCAAACCCGGTCGGCTCGGTCTTCGATCCACGTACCGGTCTGCCGTGGGGCGTCGGGTCCGAGGGGGAGGCGTCCTTCGGGATCGGCATGCCGATCCCGTGCGAGCTCGACGCAGCCAACGCGATCGGCGCCAAAGGGACGGTGCTCAACACCACTATCGGCGTCGTCGCTACCGACGCGGCCCTGACCAAAGCCGGGTGCCGACGTGTTGCGGTTGCCGGTCACGACGGTTTGGCCCGGGCTATCCGTCCTGCGCATTCACCGTTGGACGGCGACACGATCTTTGCGCTCGCCACCGGAACGCACACGCCGGAATCGGTGATCGACGTCCCGGCGGCGTTCCCCGCGGATCTGCCGATCCTCGACGCTGTGTGTGCGGCTGCCGCCCAGGTGGTGGAACGGGCAATCGTCAAAGCGATTCTGGACGCGACATCGGTGGCGGGAATCCCGAGTTACCGAGACCTGTTCCCGTCTGCGTTCCTCTAGATCCCGACCGGCGCCGGTAACCTCGAAGTAGACACATCTACTGTGAGGACGCACGCGATGACGATGGATTTCAACAGTCCGGATTTCGGTTCACGGGCACCGGTTCCCGCGCCGAAACCTCCGTCGGTGTGGAAGCAGTCCGCGGTGCTGATCGGCGGATTTGTTCTGGCGCTGTACGTGATCGAGATCGTCGATGTCATTTCCGGTCAGCGGGTCCAGAACGCCGGAGTTTCACCGCGAACGCTGGACGGTTTGTGGGGCATCCTTTTTGCGCCCGTACTGCACGACGACTGGGCACATTTGATCGCGAACACCATTCCCGTGCTGATACTCGGCTATCTCGTTCTGGTGTCCGGCATCTCGAGGGGGTTGGCCGCGACCGGAATCATCTGGGTGATCGGTGGGGTCGGAACGTGGCTTGTTGCCGGAGCGAATTCCAATCATGTCGGGGCGTCGGTGTTGATTTTCGGGTGGGTGACCTATCTGTTGACGCGTGGATTCTTCACTCGGAGTTTCGGCCAGATCCTGATCGGTGTTGTTGTCTTCGTGATCTACGGCGGCGTCCTGTGGGGCGTGCTGCCCAGTACACCGCAAGTGTCGTGGCAGGGGCATTTGTTCGGTGCGGTCGGCGGCGTCGTGGCGGCCTGGGCACTTTCCTCCGGCGATCGAGCGAACCGCGCTGCGGCCACAACACCCTCCCGACCTGCAACTTTCTGACCGGACGTGGGTCACACCCGACAACCGGTGTGACTTCGACTCGCCAAAACGACCGGGAGCTTTTTTGTTGATGGGTCGACGTGGCAGCATGACCTTATGCGCATGACCGTCCTGGGGTGTTCCGGCAGCGTCTCGGGGCCGGATTCACCGGCTTCGGGCTACCTGCTCACAGCGCCGGGTACTCCGCCGCTCGTCATAGATTTCGGTCCCGGAGTGCTCGGGGCACTGCAGCGGTACGCGGACCCCGGGGACGCGACGATTCTGCTCTCGCACCTACATGCCGATCACTGCCTCGACATGCCGAGCCTGCTCGTGTGGCGTCGCTATCATCCGAACCGCCCCGAGGGGCGAGCACTGGTGTACGGCCCGAGCGATACGGCCTGCCGGATCGGAACGTCGTCCGCCGAATGCGCCGGCGAGATGGACGATATTTCCGACACGATCGATCTGAAGTTGTGGTCGGAGAACGAGCCCGTCGCCTTCGGTGAACTAACCGTCGTGGCGAGTCGCATGAACCATCCGCCGGAGGCTTACGGATTCCGGATCACCGACGCCGGCGGCCGGATTCTCGTCTACACCGGCGACACCGGGATGTGTGACAACGTCGTCGAACTTGCTCGTGGCGCCGACGTCCTCCTGTCCGAGGCGTCGTGGACGGACAGTCCGGACCGGCCGGAAGGGATACACCTGTCCGGCAAGGAAGCCGGCCGGATCGCGACGTTGGCCGGTGTGAAGGAATTGCTCCTCACACACATCCCGCCGTGGACGTCCCGTGAGGACGTCATCGCCGAAGCGAAATCCGAGTTCGCAGGACCGGTTCACGCTGTGTCCGCGGGAAGCGTCTACGACATCTGACGTGTTGCCTGAGGCGGGACGCTAGGCTCACGAAGGTGACTACACGAGAAGACGGCAGGGCGGACGACGAACTTCGCCCGATCAAGATCACCCGCGGGTTCACCAGCCATCCGGCCGGCTCGGTTCTGGTCGAGTTCGGTAACACCCGGGTGATGTGCACAGCCAGCGTCGAAGAAGGTGTTCCGCGGTGGCGCAAGGGTTCCGGGCTCGGTTGGCTCACCGCTGAATACGCGATGCTCCCCGCAGCGACGCACACCCGCAGTGGACGTGAATCCGTCAAAGGCAAGGTCGGTGGCCGCACGCAGGAAATCAGCCGGCTCATCGGTCGTTCCCTACGGGCCTGCATCGACCTCGCTGCCATCGGTGAGAACACCATTGCTCTGGACTGCGATGTCCTGCAGGCCGACGGTGGCACCCGTACCGCCGCCGTCACGGGGGCGTACGTAGCTCTCGTCGACGCGGTGACGTATCTGAGAGCAGCCGATCTGTTGAGTGACCCGCAGCCCATCTCGTGCGGCATCGCGGCCGTCAGCGTCGGTGTCGTGGACGGACGCGTGCGCCTCGATCTGCCGTACGAAGAGGATTCGCGCGCCGAGGTCGACATGAACGTCGTCGCCACCGATACCGGCACCTTGGTGGAAATCCAGGGCACCGGCGAGGGCGCCACGTTCCCGCGCTCGACCCTGGACAAGCTTCTCGACTCGGCGCTCGCGGGCTGTGAGCAGCTGTTCGAGATCCAGCGTCAGGCTCTGGCGGAGCCGTATCCGGGTGTGTTGCCCGAACCCAAGAACCCGGAACCCAAGAAGAAGTTCGGTGCCTGAGCTGTGAGCGTACGAGTATTGGTAGCAAGCAGAAACGCCAAGAAGCTGAAGGAACTCCATCGCGTTCTCGACGCAGCCGGTGTGAGCGGAATCGAATTGGTCGGGCTCGACGAGGTGCCGCCGTTTCCGGAAGCGCCGGAGACCGGTGCGACATTCGAAGAGAATGCGCTCGCCAAGGCCCGTGACGGCGCCGCGGCCACCGGAATGCCCTGCATCGCAGACGATTCCGGGGTCGAGATCGATGCCCTCAACGGCATGCCCGGCGTGCTGTCCGCTCGCTGGTCCGGCACCCACGGAAATGACGCCGCGAATACCGCGCTGGTCCTCGCTCAGTTGGGTGACGTACCTGACGAGCGGCGCGGCGCAGCCTTCGTCTCGGCGTGCGCACTGGTGATTCCCGGCGGCGACGAGACCGTGGTGCGCGGCGAATGGCGCGGCGTCATCGGCCGGGAACCGGCCGGTGACGGCGGATTCGGCTACGACCCGATCTTCCGCCCCGACGGTGACACCCGCTCGGCAGCGGAGTTGACGCCGGCCGAGAAGGACGCGGCCTCGCATCGGGGGAGAGCTCTCGTGCAGTTGGTCCCCGCGCTGGCGGCCCTGGCCGGCTGATCGCACACACAACAAAGGCCCTGAACGTCAATGACGTTCAGGGCCTTTGTTTTACGTGAAATCAGAGGTTGTAGTCGCTCTTGACCTGGATAGTCCGCTTGTGCTCGAAGACGAACGACAGGAACGGAATGGTGCCGGCAAGTGCCGTGGCAACCGTCGTACCAGGCTTCCACCGCGCCTTGATCGCCAAGTCGACCGTGAACACCAGGTACAGCATGTAGAACAACCCGTGAATCTGGCCGATGTAGAACAGCCACGACGGAGCGTCCGCCGAGTTCTCCAGGATCAGGTACTTGTAGACCATCTCACCGGTCAGGAACAGCAGCCACAAGCCGGTGATCCACGCCAGAACGCGGTAACGAACAAGCGCCGAAGCAACTTTCTTCTGCTTCTCGGCCTGCGCCTTGGTGGCCTTGTCTGAGGTGGTAGCGGTACTCGCTTCCGGGCCGGTACTCACGTGGTGCTCCTATCGGGCTCGCGAGCGGCGAGCTGCGCAAGGTAGTCGTTGTATTCGAGCATTTGGCGTGCCTCAGGGTCATCGGCATCAAAATCCGCGTCGCCGAACTGTGCCCGGGGGCGCTGCGGCAGAAGATCGGCCGGAATCTCACGCGGCTCGGCCGCGGCTTCCTCGGCTTCGACCTCATCCGGGTCGGCATCTTCGAGCTGAACGAACTTGCGATATGCGTACACCACAAATCCCGCGAACAGTGGCCACTGCAATGCGTAGCCGAGATTCTGCCCGCTGCCGCCCACAGCTTCGAAGCGCTCCCACTGCCACCAACCGAGCGACAAGCAGACCGCTGCTGACACAAGAACCAGCAGGATCAGCGCAGGTCGGCTTTTTGTAGGCTTCTTCGACACACTACGACGGTACCGCAGAGCAATAGTGCCGCGCCCTGCGATCTCCGACACGGTGTCGTAGCAACAGGAAGTAACAAACAAAGCCCCACCGAAACTATCTCGGTGGGGCTCTGCGTTGTGTGCGCGAGGGGGGACTTGAACCCCCACGTCCTGAGACACTGGAACCTAAATCCAGCGCGTCTGCCAATTCCGCCACTCGCGCGCGGAATTCACAGGATACGCGATTGCCGCCCCCGCTATCGACACCGCCCTCACATGGCTGGAACCGGCACCGATTTCGCCGGTCGTCGGGGTTGCTCGGCTGTGCGTTGGTACCGCCAGGCCGCGTGCGTGAGAGTTGTTGCGGGGACGGATAATTCTGCAGCTACCGCACCTAGAAGTGACGTTGCTTCCGCGGTGCCGAGCAGTTCGGTACTCCCGACTGCCTCGGTGGCAAAGCGAGTCAGTAATTCAATCGAGTCGGAGGTGAGTGTGCCGGACAGGAACAGCAGCATGTCGAATGTGCGCGCGCCGAATCCCGGAACCGACATGATTGCCGCTCGATGCGCGTCGGTGTCGCTGATATCTGCGCAGCCGGTACATCCGAGCGCAACAAGTGCTGCTGCGCCCAGTGCGGCGGCCTCTGCTTTGGTGGAGTAGTTTCCCGGCACGCGCTGACGGTTGCCGAGAATGCCTGCCAGTTCGTCGCCGCGCTCGGCGAAGTCCGCCAGCGCGGAAAGGTTGTCGAGTGGTGCGTCGGACGTGCGGTGGCTCCGCCACCGCGTGATGACGGCTCGCACACCCGTCGTGGGCGTTCCGTACGCGGCGCGTGCTGAGAAGGTTGCGTCGAGAATGGCGGCTTCGGCTTCCTGCGCCCACCCGTCTGTCCAGTGCGGCCACGCGGACTGCGGCAGTTCGCGCGCGATGAAGTCGATGACGATTTTTGTGCTGTCGGTACCCATGATTTCTCCCCCCGAGAAAGTTGTCCGATCGGACGCGCTGACCCTAGCTGCGGAGTCCGACAGGTTTCGGGGTGAAAGGCACGCGAGGGCCCAACCGTCAAGAGGGTAACGATTTGGTAACGATAAATATGAGGGGTTCCTCAGGTTTGTGGAAATCCTAGTAACAGTCCCTGGCAGCGCGTTTGTGACCTACTCACGAGTCACTTTCTTGACATGCCGTGAGGAAGATCACCGCCTGGAAAGTCCAGTATTTCGAGCCGCCAGCAAACGTGAGGAAATCCTCATGATCCTGTGTCAGCCTTAACGTGCACGCCGGGCGCAGACATGCCGATTTCTTTCGGTTCCATGCACGACATGCGCCCCGGGCAGACCCACAATTCCCACCTCGCCGCAGAGGTGACCAGGAGAGGACGTACGCGTGACGATCGATGACACGACACCTACAGGAAACGGACGCGACTCGAAGGACGGACGCCGCGTCGGCGTCGACGGGGGAGCCTCCCGCACGAACAGCAAAGGTGCGCTCGTCGATTCACTGAACAACGGATTGCCGTACGCCCTTGCCTTCGGTGGACAGGGTGCTCCGTGGCTCAGCACGCTCGAGGAGCTCAGCCGCGACAACGGTCTCGAGCCACTTCTCACCGACTTGGTCAACGACGCAGCAGCGCGTCTCGCTCCGCTCGCCCAGGATCTCGTGGTGGTGCGCCCGATCGGATTCGATCCGGTCGCGTGGATTCTCGAAGCCGAGATCGTGGACGAAGAAGAAGGTGAGAAGCCGGCAGGTCCCTCTGCTGCAGCACTCACCGCAGCACCAGTTTCACTTCCCGGCGTCTTCCTCACGCAACTTGCGGCGTTGCGTGCGCTGACTACGCAGGGTCTCGATATTGCAGCACATCCGCCGGTGTCCGTCATCGGGCATTCGCAGGGTGTACTCGCGACCGCTGCCGTTGCAGCCGGTGGCAATGACGACGGCGAGCTTCTTGCCGTCGCTCAGCTCGTCGGCGCCGCAGCCAGCCTGGTCGGTCGTCGTCGTGGCATCATCGCGAGCGCATCGGGCAAGCCGATGGTCGCCGTCTCCAATGTCGACCCCGAGCGCCTCGCGGCGATCGTCGCCGAACTGGCCGAGACCACGACGGACGATCGCGCTGCGGTTCTGGCTATTCGCAACGGCCGTCGCCGCGTCGTCCTCGCGGGACCGCCCGCTCAGCTGGCCCGCGTGCAGGAACACTGCGAGCAGATCGAAGCGAACGAGGCCCGCGAGCGTGACGGCAAGAAGCGTGGCGGTTCGGTCTTCGCTCCGACCTTCGACGCACTCGACACCGAGATCGGTTTCCACCACCCGGCGCTCGCCGATGCAGTCGACCTGGTCGGCAGCTGGGCAGCGCGCTGCGGCCTCGACGTAGATCGCGCCAGTGCACTGGCACAGGCCATCCTGGTCGACCCGGTCAACTGGGTGCAGGCTGTTGACAGTGCGATCGATGCCGGCGCGCAGTGGATCCTCGATCTCGGACCCAGCGATCAGCTGACCCGTATGACGTCCTCCTCGCTGCGTGGCCAGGGTGTTGGCATCATCGCCGCATCGACCCGCGGCGGTCACCGCAACTTGCTCACTCCCGGTGCTGCGCCTGAGGTCTCACGTTCGTGGACCGAATTCGCGCCCAAGCCAGTGACGTTGCCGGGTGGACGCATCGGCGTCGAGACGGCCTTCACGAAGCTGACGGGTCGTTCGCCGATCCTGCTCGCAGGTATGACGCCGACCACGGTCGACGCCAAGATCGTTGCCGCTGCTGCAAACGCCGGTCACTGGGCCGAGCTCGCCGGTGGTGGACAGGTCACCGAAGAGATCTTCGAAGACCGTGTCGCAGAACTGAAGATGCTTCTCGAGCCGGGCCGCGCGGTCCAGTTCAACTCGCTGTTCCTCGACCCGTACCTGTGGAAGCTGCAGCTCGGTGGCAAGCGCCTCGTGCAGCGTGCCCGCACCGCCGGTGCCCCCATCGACGGCGTCATCGTCACCGCCGGTATCCCGGAACTCGAAGAGGCCGTTGCGCTTATCGAAGAGCTGTCCGAGATCGGCATCACCAACATCGCATTCAAGCCGGGCACGGTGGCGCAGATCCGCTCCGTGATCCGCATTGCCAACGAGGTTCCGAACTTCCCCGTCATCGTTCACATCGAAGGTGGGCGCGCCGGCGGACACCACTCGTGGGAGGACCTCGACGACCTGCTCCTCGATACGTACGCCGAGCTGCGTACGCGTTCGAACCTGATCATCTGCGTCGGCGGCGGCATCGGAACACCTGAGCGCGCAGCCGATTACCTGACCGGCCGTTGGTCGCTCGGAGCCGGCTTCCCGGCAATGCCCGTCGACGGCATCCTCGTCGGCACGGCAGCCATGGCGACGCTCGAGGCCACCACCTCTCCCGAGGTCAAGCAGCTTCTCGTCGACACACCCGGTACGCCGGACTGGGTCGGCGCCGGTACCGCTGAAGGCGGAATGGCTTCTGGCCGTAGCCAGCTCGGTGCAGACATCCACGAGATCGACAACGCTGCTTCGCGCACCGGACGCCTCCTCGACGAGGTTGCCGGCGACGCGGACGCCGTCGCCGAGCGCCGCGACGAGATCATTGCCGCACTCGACGTCACCGCCAAGCCGTACTTCGGCGACATCGAGACCATGACGTACGCGCAGTGGCTGCGTCGTTACCTCGAGCTGACCGTCGGTATCGACGCGGCCAAGGAATTCGACTGCGGCGCAGACCTGGCCGATGCGATCGCCGACGCAACCTCGAGCCCGTGGCTCGACATCACGTGGCGCGCCCGCTTCGGCGAGATGCTTCAGCGCACCGAGGCTCGTCTGCACCCCGTCGACCGTGGCCCCATCCCGACCCTGTTCGGTGACGCCGAGACCCTCGAGCGTCCCGAAGCTGCGATTTGCGCACTGCAGGCGTCGTACCCGGACTACGCGAGCACGGTTCTACATCCGGCCGACGTCTCGTTCTTCGTTTCTCTCTGCAAGACGCCGGGCAAGCCGGTCAACTTCGTTCCCGTCGTCGACGGTGACGTGCGCCGCTGGTGGCGCAGTGACTCCCTGTGGCAGGCACACGATCCGCGCTACACCGCCGATCAGGTCTGCGTCATCCCCGGCACCGTTGCCGTTGCGGGCATCACGCGTGTCGACGAGCCCGTCGGTGACCTGCTCGATCGTTTCGAGAAGGCCACGTACGACGAACTGGTTGCCGGCGGAACTACTCCGGTTACCCTCGCCAGCCGTCGCCACCAGGATTCCGCTCCTGGTCTGCTCGACGCCGTTCTGTCGGCACCGGATCTCCAGTGGGCCGGTCGCCTGACCCAGAACCCCGTGCGTCGTCTCGGCGATCTCGAGGAGTGGAGTGCCGCGTCTGCCGACAAGGCTGTTCACGCCTCGACCGGGTCGAGCCTGACGGTTGTCGACGACACTCACGTCCTGCTCTCGGTTCCGCTCGTGGCCGACAAGTCGGTCGACATCACGATCACCATCCCGGCATCCGTTGTCGACGGTGGCGCTCCGGTGGTCACCGAGGCCGATGCCGAAGCTGCGATGTCTGCACTGCTGGCAGTTGCTGCCGGACAGGAACTTCCGACCGTCAAGAACGGCACCGCTCGACTCAATGTCGCGTGGGTCCCTGACCGCATCGCCGATCACGCCGGAGTCACCGGTTCCGGTCTGCCCACCACACTCAGTGTCAGTGGCAAGGCTGTTCCGGACGTCGTCGTCGGAGCGTGCTGGCCCGCAGTGTTCGCCGTCCTCGGCGCAGCCAAGCTCGACAGTCTTTCGGTCATCGAAGGCATGCTCGACCTGGTCCACCTCGACCACACCGTCGACTTCGTCGGTGAGCTGCCTTCCGAGACAAGCATTCTCGTGGTTAACGCCGAGGTCGCCTCGGTTCTCGACACCGACCTCGGTCGTGTGGTCGAGGTCAAGGTCGAGGTCGGTGCCATGCTCGGCGAGGGCCTCGACGCTCCTGCCGTGGTCACCATGACCGAGCGCTTCGCCATCCGCGGACGCACCGGCGCAGGCGAACTCGCCGACCCGGCTCGCGCCGGTGGATCGATCAGCGATGCAGCTATCGACACGTCGCGTCGTCGTCGCCGTGACGCGAAGATCCTCGCACCGGTCAGCATGGGCGCCTTCGCTCAGGTTTCCGGCGATCACAACCCGATTCACACGTCCGACAACGCCGCTCTGCTGGCCGGTCTCGGATCCCCGATCGTGCACGGCATGTGGCTCTCGGCCGCAGCGCAGCAGGTTGTCACCGCGGTCGATCCCAGCGAGACACGCACCCCGCCGCGTCGCCTGACCGCGTGGACCGCTCGCTTCCTCGGAATGGTTCGCCCCGGTGCCGAGATCGACGTCCGCGTCGATCGTGTCGGTATCGATCAGGGTGCCGAGATCGTGGAGGTCGGTTGCCGCATCGACGGTGACCTCGTCATGGTCGCCACCGGACGCACCGCGGCGCCGAAGACGATCTACGCGTTCCCCGGCCAGGGCATCCAGCGTCCGGGCATGGGCCTCGACGCCCGCGCCCGCTCGAAGGCAGCGCGCGACGTCTGGGAGCGCGCCGACAAGCACACTCGCAAGGCGCTCGGATTCTCCATTCTTGCTGTGG
The nucleotide sequence above comes from Rhodococcus sp. KBS0724. Encoded proteins:
- a CDS encoding nicotinate phosphoribosyltransferase — translated: MPTQISDTRDAAASTALLTDQYELTMLSAALADGSAFRTCSFEVFARRLPDGRRYGIVAGTERLLDALEHFRFGEPELAIVSKFLDDTTVDWLRNYRFSGDIDGYREGDFYFPGSPILSVRGSFAECVLLETLALSILNHDSAIASAAARMVSAADGRRLIEMGSRRTHEQAAVASSRAAYLAGFDATSNLEAVRRHEVPGAGTSAHAFTLLHTTDNGTDEAAAFRAQVDVLGVSTTLLVDTYDITEGVKTAIAVAGTELGGVRIDSGDLGVITRQVRRQLDDLGATKTRIVVSGDLDEYAIAALRAEPVDTYGVGTSLVIGSGAPTAGMVYKLVEVDGIPVEKRSTNKASRGGAKKALRIARPTGTLVEEVIYPADAPSPFTAADGATELMIPLVRGGKTVDGIPTLEESRAVVKAGLVSLPWEGLKLSRGDSAVPVRFVGGGQLVGGGQR
- the clpS gene encoding ATP-dependent Clp protease adapter ClpS, which translates into the protein MVFGSATVSTTASAPRAVPEQSEAVAIIEAVDRPWVTIVWDDPVNLMHYVTYVFQKLFGYSKAKATDLMMKVHSEGKAVVSSGSRDKMEADVRRLHAAGLWATMQRDDT
- a CDS encoding DUF2017 domain-containing protein: MRTWIKKNSLSGVKFKSEMDAHEVTVLSSLVESVIGLLEDRESGAPQDELAALTGLRTGNSEAPDNPVLARLLPDFQRTDPSKVSPDSDDLDDAGANVNGALRSLHEPEIIDAKKASGRVLLASLPADGGKILLTQEQADAWLSALNDVRLALGTNLGIDADTPESLDPDDPRAPHLDVYHWLTWMQDSLVQALMP
- a CDS encoding P1 family peptidase, with protein sequence MITTAPGPTDSLTDIAGVTVGHHHRLDDDAAMGSGAATGCTVVLAPAGVVAGVDVRGGGPGTRETDLLDPSHSVQQVNAVLLSGGSAYGLAAADGVMRWLEEHGHGIAMGLPGQVVPIVPGAVIFDLPVGDWKIRPDADFGYLAAESASRACATGTVGAGVGARAGGIKGGVGTASVVITDGPAKGTTVSALMVANPVGSVFDPRTGLPWGVGSEGEASFGIGMPIPCELDAANAIGAKGTVLNTTIGVVATDAALTKAGCRRVAVAGHDGLARAIRPAHSPLDGDTIFALATGTHTPESVIDVPAAFPADLPILDAVCAAAAQVVERAIVKAILDATSVAGIPSYRDLFPSAFL
- a CDS encoding rhomboid family intramembrane serine protease, yielding MTMDFNSPDFGSRAPVPAPKPPSVWKQSAVLIGGFVLALYVIEIVDVISGQRVQNAGVSPRTLDGLWGILFAPVLHDDWAHLIANTIPVLILGYLVLVSGISRGLAATGIIWVIGGVGTWLVAGANSNHVGASVLIFGWVTYLLTRGFFTRSFGQILIGVVVFVIYGGVLWGVLPSTPQVSWQGHLFGAVGGVVAAWALSSGDRANRAAATTPSRPATF
- a CDS encoding cyclic nucleotide-degrading phosphodiesterase, whose translation is MRMTVLGCSGSVSGPDSPASGYLLTAPGTPPLVIDFGPGVLGALQRYADPGDATILLSHLHADHCLDMPSLLVWRRYHPNRPEGRALVYGPSDTACRIGTSSAECAGEMDDISDTIDLKLWSENEPVAFGELTVVASRMNHPPEAYGFRITDAGGRILVYTGDTGMCDNVVELARGADVLLSEASWTDSPDRPEGIHLSGKEAGRIATLAGVKELLLTHIPPWTSREDVIAEAKSEFAGPVHAVSAGSVYDI
- the rph gene encoding ribonuclease PH, translated to MTTREDGRADDELRPIKITRGFTSHPAGSVLVEFGNTRVMCTASVEEGVPRWRKGSGLGWLTAEYAMLPAATHTRSGRESVKGKVGGRTQEISRLIGRSLRACIDLAAIGENTIALDCDVLQADGGTRTAAVTGAYVALVDAVTYLRAADLLSDPQPISCGIAAVSVGVVDGRVRLDLPYEEDSRAEVDMNVVATDTGTLVEIQGTGEGATFPRSTLDKLLDSALAGCEQLFEIQRQALAEPYPGVLPEPKNPEPKKKFGA
- the rdgB gene encoding RdgB/HAM1 family non-canonical purine NTP pyrophosphatase, giving the protein MSVRVLVASRNAKKLKELHRVLDAAGVSGIELVGLDEVPPFPEAPETGATFEENALAKARDGAAATGMPCIADDSGVEIDALNGMPGVLSARWSGTHGNDAANTALVLAQLGDVPDERRGAAFVSACALVIPGGDETVVRGEWRGVIGREPAGDGGFGYDPIFRPDGDTRSAAELTPAEKDAASHRGRALVQLVPALAALAG
- a CDS encoding DUF3817 domain-containing protein gives rise to the protein MSTGPEASTATTSDKATKAQAEKQKKVASALVRYRVLAWITGLWLLFLTGEMVYKYLILENSADAPSWLFYIGQIHGLFYMLYLVFTVDLAIKARWKPGTTVATALAGTIPFLSFVFEHKRTIQVKSDYNL
- a CDS encoding transcriptional regulator; translated protein: MSKKPTKSRPALILLVLVSAAVCLSLGWWQWERFEAVGGSGQNLGYALQWPLFAGFVVYAYRKFVQLEDADPDEVEAEEAAAEPREIPADLLPQRPRAQFGDADFDADDPEARQMLEYNDYLAQLAAREPDRSTT